In a genomic window of Sphingomonas lutea:
- the tig gene encoding trigger factor: MKTVETENEGLKRAFMLTIPAEDIEARLDKEVKRIAPQVRMPGFRPGKVPPNLIRKMHGESLQRDALANAVQEGVQELLETQKVRPALQPQVELDEKYEPGKDAEVRVSLEALPDLPKPDIDGLTLERLTIAADEAQVDEQLKQIASATKRWTDAPKKHVAATGDQVIVDFVGRVGDTEFEGGTGTDMPIELGSGALIPGFEDQLVGAKAGDKREVKVTFPDDYPAENLKGKAAVFDVTVKAVKTAGENAINDELATSLGLKDLDQLRGLIRDQQGQELNALTRTHMKRQLLDQLANRHDFDVPQSMVDAEYQNILNQLRHEASHEADPKAALAEIESEASEYRKIAERRVRLGLLLSEIGAANNVQVSEQEMNRLIGQAASQYQGKERQRFLDYIQREPMAAAQLRAPLYEDKVVDFLFSKADVTERAATRAEVEADLESEEGHVHGPGCGHDHAAKPAKGKKANTKADTKPAPSKAGGPKPAKPVKDGAGAKAPEAKAKPAAKADAKPAKAEAKPAGKAEAKPAAKAAPAKKAPAKKK, translated from the coding sequence ATCAAGACGGTTGAGACTGAAAACGAGGGCCTGAAGCGCGCCTTCATGCTGACCATCCCGGCCGAGGATATCGAGGCCCGGCTCGACAAGGAGGTCAAGCGCATCGCGCCGCAAGTGCGCATGCCCGGCTTCCGCCCCGGCAAGGTGCCGCCCAACCTCATCCGCAAGATGCACGGCGAATCGTTGCAGCGCGACGCGCTCGCCAACGCCGTCCAGGAAGGCGTGCAGGAACTGCTCGAAACGCAGAAGGTCCGCCCCGCGCTCCAGCCGCAGGTCGAGCTCGACGAGAAATATGAGCCCGGCAAGGACGCCGAAGTGCGCGTCAGCCTCGAAGCGTTGCCCGACCTGCCCAAGCCGGACATCGACGGCCTGACGCTCGAGCGTTTGACGATCGCCGCCGACGAAGCGCAAGTCGATGAGCAGCTCAAGCAGATCGCCAGCGCCACCAAGCGCTGGACCGACGCTCCCAAGAAGCATGTCGCGGCGACCGGCGACCAGGTCATTGTCGATTTCGTCGGCCGCGTCGGCGACACCGAATTCGAGGGCGGCACCGGCACCGACATGCCGATCGAGCTTGGCTCGGGCGCGCTCATCCCGGGTTTCGAGGATCAGCTGGTCGGCGCCAAGGCGGGCGACAAGCGCGAGGTCAAGGTGACCTTCCCCGACGATTATCCGGCCGAGAATTTGAAGGGCAAGGCGGCCGTCTTCGACGTCACCGTCAAGGCCGTGAAGACCGCTGGCGAAAATGCCATCAACGATGAGCTGGCGACCTCGCTCGGCCTCAAGGATCTCGACCAGCTGCGCGGCCTTATTCGCGACCAGCAGGGGCAGGAGCTGAACGCGCTGACCCGGACGCACATGAAGCGCCAGCTGCTCGACCAGCTTGCCAACCGTCATGATTTCGACGTGCCGCAATCGATGGTCGATGCCGAATATCAGAACATCCTGAACCAGCTGCGCCACGAAGCCAGCCATGAGGCCGATCCCAAGGCCGCGCTGGCGGAAATCGAGAGCGAAGCGAGCGAATATCGCAAGATCGCCGAGCGCCGCGTGCGCCTCGGCCTGCTGCTGTCGGAAATCGGCGCCGCGAATAACGTCCAGGTCAGTGAGCAGGAAATGAACCGCCTGATCGGCCAGGCCGCGTCGCAATATCAGGGCAAGGAGCGGCAGCGCTTCCTCGACTATATCCAGCGCGAGCCGATGGCCGCGGCCCAGCTTCGCGCGCCGCTCTACGAGGACAAGGTCGTCGACTTCCTCTTCTCGAAGGCCGACGTGACGGAGCGCGCCGCGACCCGCGCCGAGGTCGAAGCCGACCTCGAGAGCGAGGAAGGCCATGTCCACGGCCCCGGCTGCGGCCACGACCATGCCGCCAAGCCCGCCAAGGGCAAGAAGGCCAACACCAAGGCGGACACCAAGCCTGCCCCGAGCAAAGCCGGGGGGCCCAAGCCCGCCAAGCCCGTGAAGGACGGCGCGGGCGCGAAGGCTCCCGAAGCCAAGGCCAAGCCTGCGGCGAAGGCCGACGCCAAGCCCGCCAAGGCTGAAGCGAAGCCTGCTGGCAAGGCCGAAGCCAAGCCTGCTGCCAAGGCCGCTCCCGCCAAGAAGGCACCCGCCAAGAAGAAGTAA
- a CDS encoding glycosyltransferase family 2 protein, producing MQQQQARIAVVLPCYNEEAAIALTVAGFRDALPSAIIYVYDNNSRDRTREVAAAAGAVVRVERQQGKGHVVRRMFADIEADVYIMADGDLTYDPKAAPAMVEQLLAEELDMVVGTRRHEEKDAYRGGHVLGNKVFTGLLSGLFGRSFSDIFSGYRVFSRRFVKSFPVLSSGFEIETEMSVHALELRMPVGEVETAYAARPEGSESKLSTFRDGWRILKTIATLYRIERPVLFFGSVGALLLVAAIILSVPLVITYLDTGLVPRFPTAILATGLVIIAVLCFFAGLILDTVTRGRREMRRLAYLSIPGPRDERGAHNPPLHLQGRGTS from the coding sequence ATGCAGCAACAACAAGCACGCATTGCCGTCGTCCTGCCCTGCTACAATGAGGAAGCGGCGATCGCGCTGACCGTCGCGGGCTTCCGCGACGCGCTGCCGTCCGCAATCATCTACGTCTACGACAACAACAGCCGAGACCGCACGCGCGAGGTCGCGGCCGCGGCCGGCGCGGTCGTCCGCGTCGAGCGCCAGCAGGGCAAGGGCCATGTCGTCCGCCGCATGTTCGCCGATATCGAGGCCGACGTGTACATCATGGCCGACGGCGATCTGACCTACGATCCCAAGGCCGCGCCGGCGATGGTCGAGCAACTCCTGGCCGAGGAGCTCGACATGGTCGTCGGCACCCGCCGCCATGAGGAGAAGGACGCCTATCGCGGCGGCCACGTCCTCGGCAACAAGGTCTTCACCGGCCTTCTCTCCGGCCTGTTCGGGCGCAGCTTCAGCGATATCTTTTCGGGCTACCGCGTCTTCTCGCGCCGCTTCGTCAAAAGCTTCCCCGTCCTCTCCTCGGGCTTCGAGATCGAGACCGAGATGAGCGTCCACGCGCTCGAGCTGCGCATGCCCGTGGGCGAGGTCGAAACCGCTTATGCCGCGCGGCCCGAGGGGTCGGAAAGCAAGCTCTCCACCTTCCGCGATGGCTGGCGCATCCTCAAGACCATCGCCACCCTCTACCGGATCGAGCGGCCCGTGCTGTTCTTCGGCAGCGTCGGCGCGCTCCTGCTCGTCGCCGCGATCATCCTCTCGGTTCCACTGGTGATCACCTATCTCGACACCGGCCTGGTGCCGCGCTTCCCCACCGCCATCCTCGCCACCGGCCTTGTCATCATCGCCGTGCTCTGTTTCTTCGCCGGCCTGATCCTCGACACCGTCACGCGCGGCCGGCGGGAGATGCGGCGGCTCGCCTATCTGTCCATCCCCGGCCCCCGCGACGAGCGCGGCGCCCACAATCCGCCCCTGCATTTGCAGGGGAGGGGGACCAGCTGA
- a CDS encoding ATP-dependent Clp protease proteolytic subunit → MQGSASRARPSGHRFAARPIVIEQSNRGERSFDIYSRLLRERIVFITGPIEDHMSSLITAQLLFLESENPKKDIFMYINSPGGVVTAGLAIHDTMQYIRPKISTVCIGQAASMGSFLLAAGEPGMRVALTNSRIMIHQPSGGAQGMAADIEIQAREILRMRQRLNELYAKYTGQPLEAIEKAMDRDKFLEADEAKAFGIIDEVFDTRPDAGDDAGTGAGEVTPA, encoded by the coding sequence ATTCAAGGATCCGCTTCACGTGCCAGACCATCAGGACATCGTTTCGCAGCTCGTCCCATCGTTATCGAGCAGTCCAACCGGGGCGAGCGCAGCTTCGACATTTATTCGCGCCTGCTGCGTGAACGGATCGTCTTCATCACCGGCCCGATTGAGGATCACATGTCCTCGCTGATCACCGCCCAATTGCTCTTCCTCGAGTCCGAAAACCCGAAGAAGGACATCTTTATGTACATCAATTCGCCCGGCGGCGTGGTCACCGCCGGCCTCGCGATCCATGATACGATGCAATACATCCGGCCCAAGATCAGCACCGTGTGCATCGGCCAGGCCGCGTCGATGGGCAGCTTCCTCTTGGCGGCGGGCGAACCCGGGATGCGCGTTGCGCTGACCAACAGCCGCATCATGATCCACCAGCCCTCGGGCGGCGCCCAGGGCATGGCCGCCGACATCGAGATCCAGGCCCGCGAAATCCTCCGCATGCGCCAGCGCCTCAACGAGCTCTACGCGAAGTACACCGGCCAACCGCTTGAGGCGATCGAGAAAGCCATGGACCGCGACAAATTCCTCGAAGCCGACGAGGCGAAGGCGTTCGGGATTATCGACGAGGTGTTCGATACCCGGCCGGATGCTGGGGATGATGCGGGGACTGGGGCGGGGGAAGTGACGCCGGCTTGA
- the recA gene encoding recombinase RecA — translation MAAQLKVIGSTLENSGMDRQKALEAALAQIDRAFGKGSAMKLGSREQIEIETVSTGSLGLDIALGVGGLPRGRVVEIYGPESSGKTTLALHCIAEAQKVGGTAAFVDAEHALDPIYARKLGVNIDELIVSQPDTGEQALEIVDTLVRSNAVDVLVIDSVAALVPRAEIEGEMGDQLPGLQARLMSQALRKLTGSISRSRCTVIFINQVRMKIGVMYGNPETTTGGNALKFYASVRLDIRRTGQIKDRDDIVGNTTRVKVVKNKVAPPFKQVEFDIMYGQGISKVGEILDLGVKAGVVEKSGAWFSYDSIRIGQGRENAKIYLTENPDIARRIENAIRGNKEEVGEALMVGGPDDTDA, via the coding sequence ATGGCAGCGCAGTTGAAAGTCATCGGCAGCACATTGGAAAATTCAGGCATGGACCGGCAGAAGGCGCTCGAAGCGGCGCTCGCCCAGATTGATCGCGCGTTCGGCAAGGGTTCGGCCATGAAGCTGGGCAGCCGCGAGCAGATCGAGATCGAGACGGTGTCGACCGGCAGCCTCGGGCTGGACATCGCGCTTGGCGTCGGCGGCCTGCCGCGCGGCCGGGTGGTTGAAATCTACGGGCCGGAAAGCTCGGGCAAGACGACACTCGCGCTCCACTGCATTGCCGAAGCGCAAAAGGTCGGGGGCACCGCGGCCTTCGTCGATGCCGAACATGCGCTCGACCCGATTTATGCGCGTAAGCTGGGCGTCAACATCGACGAGCTGATCGTGTCGCAGCCCGATACGGGCGAGCAGGCGCTCGAGATCGTCGATACGCTCGTCCGTTCGAACGCGGTCGACGTGCTGGTGATCGATTCGGTCGCCGCGCTCGTGCCCCGCGCCGAGATCGAGGGCGAGATGGGCGACCAGTTGCCCGGCCTCCAGGCGCGCCTGATGAGCCAGGCGCTGCGCAAGCTCACCGGTTCGATCAGCCGTTCGCGCTGCACCGTCATCTTCATCAACCAGGTGCGGATGAAGATTGGCGTGATGTACGGCAATCCCGAAACCACGACCGGCGGCAATGCGCTCAAATTCTACGCCAGCGTGCGCCTCGACATTCGCCGCACCGGTCAGATCAAGGATCGCGACGATATTGTCGGCAACACGACCCGCGTGAAGGTCGTCAAGAACAAGGTCGCGCCGCCGTTCAAGCAGGTCGAATTCGACATCATGTACGGCCAGGGCATCTCCAAGGTGGGCGAAATCCTCGACCTTGGCGTCAAGGCCGGCGTCGTCGAGAAATCGGGCGCCTGGTTCAGCTATGATTCGATCCGAATCGGCCAGGGCCGCGAGAATGCAAAAATCTATCTGACCGAAAATCCCGACATCGCGCGGCGCATCGAAAACGCCATCCGCGGCAACAAGGAAGAAGTCGGCGAGGCGCTGATGGTCGGCGGACCGGACGACACGGACGCCTAA
- a CDS encoding multidrug effflux MFS transporter, with protein sequence MTAMLAGLMALNAFAIDAMIPALPDIGRSLGVADENRRQLVVIAYMIGFGSTQLIWGPLADRFGRRPVLAAGVALYTIFALLCGIAGSFALLIASRVAMGASAAVTRVLVVAMVRDLFESEEMARVMSLVFMVFMVVPVLAPSIGQAILLFAPWRAIFIVLAGYGLIMLAWAWLRMPETLHPEFRRSLKIGEMAGAAWETLREPQSRGYTLALTVTFASLVAYISSIQQIVFDAFGRPELIGLVFGGIAAPMALASWTNSRIVGRFGLRRVGHGAAAAFVVVTAIHAAIALSGHETLTSFIILQALAMCCFALTSSNLGTLAMEHMAPIAGTAASVQGVVGTIGAAIIGFVIGQAFDGTATPFIVGTALCAALTFVLILFTEPRALFAPIRIDTGKRIEDPPCLPDDLG encoded by the coding sequence ATGACTGCGATGCTCGCCGGGCTGATGGCGCTGAACGCCTTTGCCATCGATGCGATGATCCCAGCGCTGCCCGATATTGGCCGCTCGCTCGGCGTAGCGGATGAGAATCGGCGGCAGCTGGTGGTGATCGCCTACATGATCGGCTTCGGGTCGACCCAGCTTATCTGGGGTCCGCTGGCCGACCGCTTCGGGCGCAGGCCGGTGCTGGCCGCGGGGGTCGCGCTCTACACCATCTTCGCCTTGCTGTGCGGGATCGCGGGCAGCTTCGCGTTGCTCATTGCAAGCCGCGTTGCGATGGGCGCGTCGGCGGCGGTGACCCGGGTGCTGGTCGTGGCCATGGTCCGCGACCTGTTCGAATCCGAAGAGATGGCGCGGGTCATGAGCCTGGTGTTCATGGTGTTCATGGTCGTGCCCGTCCTGGCGCCGAGCATCGGGCAGGCGATCCTGCTGTTCGCCCCGTGGCGCGCGATCTTCATCGTGCTTGCGGGCTATGGGCTGATCATGCTGGCCTGGGCGTGGCTGCGCATGCCCGAGACGTTGCACCCCGAATTCCGCCGCTCGCTCAAGATTGGCGAGATGGCGGGGGCGGCGTGGGAGACGCTGCGCGAGCCGCAGTCGCGCGGTTATACGCTGGCGCTAACGGTGACCTTCGCCAGCCTGGTTGCCTACATCTCCTCTATTCAGCAGATCGTGTTCGATGCCTTCGGCCGGCCGGAACTGATCGGGCTGGTGTTCGGCGGGATCGCGGCGCCGATGGCGCTCGCATCCTGGACCAACAGCCGGATCGTCGGGCGCTTCGGCCTTCGCCGCGTCGGCCATGGCGCCGCAGCGGCGTTTGTCGTGGTCACCGCCATCCACGCCGCGATTGCATTGTCGGGGCATGAGACGCTGACCAGCTTCATCATCCTCCAGGCGCTAGCGATGTGCTGCTTCGCGCTGACCTCGTCCAACCTCGGCACGCTGGCGATGGAGCATATGGCGCCGATCGCGGGCACCGCGGCGTCGGTCCAGGGCGTGGTCGGGACGATCGGCGCGGCGATCATCGGTTTCGTCATCGGCCAGGCGTTCGACGGCACCGCGACCCCGTTCATCGTCGGCACCGCGCTGTGCGCCGCGCTGACGTTCGTCCTCATCCTCTTCACCGAGCCACGAGCCTTGTTCGCGCCCATTCGCATCGACACCGGCAAACGGATCGAGGATCCGCCCTGCCTTCCCGACGATCTCGGCTGA
- a CDS encoding class I SAM-dependent methyltransferase gives MKPPDWSGASGDAWAQHWRSTDRALAPVGAALDAAIAAAAPPGAFRAFDVGCGPGTTALALAERRGDAHVIGCDVSAPLIAIARARAEDIANAEFLVGDAEAVVAAHAPFDLIFSRHGVMFFGDPARAFRGLRGAAAPGAHLVLSCFRAWDANPWASLLEAAAAGAPATPPESGPGAFAFADAEEVGDMLAQAGWAAAEATALDFDYVAGAGEDAVEQAVTFLTTIGPASRIIAELNGDARAAAVARLRDALRARLGDYRVVFAGAAWIWTAQAA, from the coding sequence ATGAAGCCGCCCGATTGGTCCGGCGCCAGCGGCGACGCATGGGCGCAGCACTGGCGGTCCACCGACCGCGCGCTTGCGCCCGTCGGCGCCGCGCTCGACGCGGCGATCGCCGCGGCCGCGCCGCCCGGTGCCTTTCGCGCCTTCGATGTCGGCTGCGGCCCCGGCACGACCGCGCTCGCACTGGCCGAGCGGCGCGGCGACGCGCACGTCATCGGTTGCGACGTGTCCGCGCCGCTTATCGCCATCGCCCGGGCGCGCGCGGAGGATATCGCCAATGCGGAATTCCTGGTTGGCGACGCGGAAGCGGTCGTGGCCGCGCATGCGCCATTCGACCTGATCTTTTCCCGCCACGGCGTGATGTTCTTCGGCGACCCGGCCCGGGCTTTTCGAGGGTTGCGCGGAGCAGCGGCGCCGGGCGCGCATCTCGTCCTCTCCTGCTTCCGGGCATGGGACGCCAATCCCTGGGCGTCGCTGCTGGAAGCGGCCGCCGCAGGCGCCCCAGCCACGCCGCCCGAATCCGGGCCGGGCGCGTTCGCCTTTGCCGACGCGGAAGAGGTCGGCGACATGTTGGCGCAAGCCGGGTGGGCGGCCGCGGAAGCAACCGCGCTGGATTTCGACTATGTCGCGGGGGCCGGGGAGGATGCGGTCGAGCAGGCCGTTACCTTCCTCACCACCATCGGCCCCGCATCGCGCATCATCGCCGAGCTGAATGGAGACGCCCGCGCGGCGGCAGTCGCGCGCTTGCGCGACGCGCTGCGCGCACGCCTTGGCGATTATCGGGTCGTGTTTGCGGGCGCGGCCTGGATCTGGACGGCGCAGGCCGCATGA